One segment of Desulfosudis oleivorans Hxd3 DNA contains the following:
- a CDS encoding inositol monophosphatase family protein produces MSVDIAYVRQVGIGAAFKGARALRAFFRGRFSVDKKGVRDLVTEADRASEKAIVDEIHYRFPDHAVLAEESGATGTRSEYRWIVDPLDGTTNFAHGLGLFCVSIAFAENGEVTAGVVLNPETGELFTATVDHGAELNGAPIAVSGTSTLSDSLLATGFPYDVDKRLDPVMARLSRCMAASRGIRRLGSAALDLCYVACGRFDGFWEEGLYPWDTAAGMLIARRAGATVTDFSGKAFVPEQKTILATNGLIHNEILKEMRE; encoded by the coding sequence ATGAGCGTTGATATTGCGTATGTGAGACAGGTGGGCATCGGTGCGGCGTTTAAAGGCGCCCGGGCGTTGCGCGCCTTTTTTCGTGGCCGTTTTTCCGTGGACAAAAAAGGGGTCCGGGACCTGGTGACCGAGGCGGACCGGGCGTCTGAAAAGGCCATTGTCGATGAAATTCACTACCGGTTTCCCGACCACGCCGTCCTGGCTGAAGAGTCGGGAGCTACCGGAACCCGGTCCGAATACCGATGGATCGTGGACCCCCTGGACGGCACCACCAACTTTGCTCACGGCCTGGGGCTGTTTTGCGTTTCCATTGCCTTTGCCGAAAACGGCGAGGTGACAGCCGGCGTGGTGTTAAACCCGGAAACCGGGGAGCTGTTTACCGCCACCGTTGACCATGGGGCCGAGCTGAACGGCGCGCCTATCGCCGTGTCCGGAACATCGACCCTTTCCGACAGCCTGCTGGCCACCGGGTTTCCCTATGACGTGGACAAGCGGCTTGACCCGGTGATGGCCCGCCTTTCCCGGTGCATGGCCGCCTCCCGGGGCATTCGGCGCCTGGGGTCCGCGGCCCTGGACCTGTGCTATGTTGCCTGCGGCCGGTTTGACGGGTTCTGGGAAGAGGGGCTTTACCCCTGGGATACGGCCGCCGGCATGCTGATTGCCCGCCGGGCCGGCGCCACGGTCACTGATTTTTCCGGAAAGGCCTTTGTGCCGGAACAAAAGACGATTCTGGCCACCAATGGTTTGATTCATAATGAGATACTCAAGGAAATGCGAGAATGA
- a CDS encoding YybS family protein → MLHQAEKTGPKNMLAGAGITSLIFLAAGLSPVLGVAAFFMLPPVMFYYRSLLGRQAGMTVLSVAGAVALVRWGGMTPDVGVGLTLLALGFFLAEFAEKGLSIEPTILFACGAVLAGGLVVLALYSNLSGVGLGAMVSDYVGKNLELTLRLYEDAGMTDDPGVAALAESMDALKTLLVRILPALAAAMVLLAAWATILTARVVMKRRGHAFPDFGRLNRWAAPDFLVWAAIVSGGLLLLPVTVAKVTGINGLIVLVVVYFFQGIAIVSFYFETRNAPAALRVLVYGMMAVWQMTALLVACLGFVDTWADFRRLRRAGETDPDDDEPVG, encoded by the coding sequence GTGCTGCACCAGGCAGAAAAAACCGGGCCGAAAAACATGCTGGCCGGCGCGGGCATTACCAGCCTGATCTTTCTTGCGGCGGGCCTGTCGCCGGTGCTGGGGGTGGCGGCGTTTTTCATGCTGCCGCCGGTCATGTTCTACTACCGGTCCCTGCTGGGCCGGCAGGCCGGCATGACGGTACTGTCCGTGGCCGGAGCCGTGGCCCTGGTGCGGTGGGGCGGCATGACACCGGATGTGGGGGTCGGCCTGACCCTGCTGGCCCTGGGATTTTTTCTGGCCGAGTTTGCCGAAAAGGGGCTTTCCATTGAGCCGACCATCCTGTTTGCCTGCGGTGCTGTTCTGGCCGGCGGTCTGGTGGTCCTGGCCCTCTACAGCAACCTGTCCGGCGTTGGCCTGGGCGCCATGGTGTCCGACTATGTGGGGAAAAATCTGGAGCTGACCCTGCGGCTGTATGAAGACGCGGGCATGACCGACGACCCGGGCGTGGCGGCCCTTGCTGAATCCATGGACGCGTTAAAAACCCTGCTGGTCCGCATCCTGCCGGCCCTGGCAGCGGCCATGGTGCTGCTGGCGGCCTGGGCCACGATACTGACGGCAAGGGTCGTGATGAAACGAAGGGGCCATGCGTTTCCCGATTTTGGGCGGTTGAACCGGTGGGCCGCGCCGGATTTTCTGGTATGGGCCGCCATTGTCAGCGGCGGGCTGCTGCTGCTGCCCGTTACGGTGGCAAAGGTGACGGGAATAAACGGTCTGATCGTGCTGGTGGTGGTCTATTTTTTTCAGGGCATCGCCATTGTGTCGTTTTATTTTGAAACCAGAAACGCGCCCGCGGCCCTGCGTGTGCTGGTTTACGGCATGATGGCCGTCTGGCAGATGACGGCCCTGCTGGTGGCGTGTCTGGGGTTTGTTGACACCTGGGCCGATTTCCGCAGGCTTCGGCGGGCGGGCGAAACCGACCCGGACGATGATGAACCCGTGGGATAA
- the hflX gene encoding GTPase HflX, which produces MKKRPHGNTGGLKADHLRRLDNLYRRRVPSSFLVTPELARELCLLSREIRRQIGLLIDRQGVVAHVIVGTDSAIVIPDISEYRTAAGRLRGLKCVHTHLGPDPLTADDITDLSLLRLDIMAAVADTGGPEENPRYRVYGAHLLPGNGEGGPSGPSCKVLDPLGHADLDIGCDGLIASLEDELAQAGALREAGQKSDRAILVSVTGAPRAAAGASLTELSALAASADIAVVDTVLQFRKKTDARFLLGRGKLGELAVLALQTGANLLVFDQELNPSQIRSITDQVDIKVIDRTQLILDIFAQRAQSMEGKLQVAHAQLKYLLPRLVTKNTAMSRLTGGIGGRGPGETKLEINRRRVRDQLARLEKQLESIKKQRRQQKARRDKRALPVISILGYTNAGKSTLLNTLSKSGVATADRLFMTLDPASRRIRFPREMDVILTDTVGFIQNLPKELMVAFRATLEELERADLFIHVVDAANPAAEAQIRSVERIVTELGLSLTPMVYAVNKADRATPEQVEALVRATGGVPVSANNAATLGPLIDRLADRVGQIVKHNRRLSENPVISDY; this is translated from the coding sequence ATGAAAAAAAGACCCCACGGCAACACCGGCGGCCTCAAGGCCGACCACCTGCGGCGACTGGACAACCTGTACCGGCGCCGGGTTCCCTCCTCGTTTCTCGTGACACCGGAGCTGGCCCGTGAGCTGTGCCTGCTCTCCCGGGAGATTCGCCGGCAGATCGGCCTGCTGATCGACCGCCAGGGAGTGGTGGCCCACGTGATCGTTGGCACGGACAGCGCCATCGTGATTCCCGACATCAGCGAATACCGCACCGCCGCCGGCCGGCTGAGGGGGCTCAAGTGCGTTCACACCCACCTGGGCCCTGACCCCCTGACCGCTGACGACATCACCGACCTCTCCCTGCTGCGGCTGGACATCATGGCCGCCGTGGCCGATACCGGCGGGCCGGAAGAAAACCCCCGGTACCGCGTGTACGGTGCCCACCTGCTGCCCGGCAACGGCGAAGGCGGTCCGTCCGGGCCGTCGTGCAAGGTGCTCGACCCCCTGGGTCACGCGGACCTGGACATCGGCTGTGACGGCCTGATCGCCTCCCTGGAGGATGAACTGGCCCAGGCCGGTGCCCTGCGGGAGGCCGGGCAAAAGAGCGACCGGGCCATTCTGGTTTCCGTGACCGGCGCCCCCCGGGCCGCGGCCGGGGCCTCCCTTACCGAGCTTTCCGCCCTGGCGGCTTCGGCCGATATCGCGGTAGTAGACACGGTTCTCCAGTTTCGAAAAAAGACCGACGCCCGGTTTCTCCTGGGCCGTGGCAAGCTGGGGGAGCTGGCCGTGCTGGCCCTGCAGACCGGGGCCAACCTGCTGGTGTTCGACCAGGAGCTCAACCCCTCCCAGATCCGGTCCATCACCGACCAGGTGGACATCAAGGTGATCGACCGCACCCAGCTGATCTTAGACATTTTTGCCCAGCGGGCCCAGTCCATGGAGGGTAAGCTCCAGGTGGCCCATGCTCAGCTCAAGTACCTTCTGCCCCGGCTGGTGACCAAGAACACGGCCATGTCCCGGCTCACCGGCGGCATCGGGGGCCGGGGACCCGGCGAAACCAAGCTGGAGATCAACCGGCGACGGGTGAGGGACCAGCTGGCCCGGCTGGAAAAGCAGCTGGAGTCGATCAAAAAGCAGCGGCGCCAGCAGAAGGCCCGTCGGGACAAGCGAGCCCTGCCGGTGATCTCCATTCTCGGCTATACCAATGCCGGCAAGTCCACCCTGCTCAACACCCTGTCAAAAAGTGGCGTGGCCACTGCGGACCGGCTGTTCATGACCCTGGATCCGGCCAGCCGGCGCATTCGGTTTCCCCGGGAGATGGACGTGATTCTCACCGATACCGTGGGATTTATTCAGAACCTGCCCAAAGAGCTGATGGTGGCCTTTCGCGCCACCTTAGAAGAGCTGGAGCGGGCCGACCTGTTCATCCACGTGGTGGATGCCGCCAACCCGGCGGCCGAAGCCCAGATCCGGTCCGTGGAGCGGATCGTGACGGAACTGGGTCTCTCGCTTACGCCTATGGTTTATGCCGTCAACAAGGCGGACCGGGCCACGCCTGAGCAGGTCGAGGCCCTGGTCAGGGCCACCGGCGGCGTGCCGGTGTCAGCCAACAATGCCGCCACCCTGGGGCCCCTGATCGACCGGCTGGCCGACCGGGTGGGGCAAATTGTCAAGCATAACCGGCGGTTATCGGAAAATCCAGTAATTTCAGATTATTGA
- the rplI gene encoding 50S ribosomal protein L9 produces MQVILMETVEALGLAGTEVKVAPGYARNFLFPRQKAMAATPANRRRMEQMRAKIELQIAKERGAAQEAAKKLEGVVCRISAKVSNEGRLYGSVTVGDIVEALAARDITVSKKMVLLRENIKEVGTYPVGIYLYKDVVPEISVEIVADEKAE; encoded by the coding sequence ATGCAGGTAATATTGATGGAAACCGTAGAGGCCCTGGGCCTTGCCGGCACCGAGGTGAAGGTGGCCCCCGGCTATGCGCGCAATTTTCTTTTCCCCAGGCAAAAGGCCATGGCGGCCACTCCGGCCAACCGCCGGCGCATGGAACAGATGCGGGCCAAGATTGAACTTCAGATCGCCAAGGAGCGGGGGGCGGCCCAGGAGGCGGCCAAAAAGCTGGAAGGCGTGGTGTGCCGGATATCCGCCAAGGTCAGCAACGAGGGCCGGCTGTACGGTTCGGTGACCGTGGGCGACATCGTGGAGGCCCTGGCGGCCCGGGACATTACCGTGTCCAAGAAAATGGTGCTGCTGCGGGAGAACATCAAGGAAGTGGGCACCTATCCGGTGGGTATTTACCTGTACAAGGACGTGGTGCCGGAGATCTCGGTTGAGATCGTGGCCGACGAAAAAGCCGAATAG
- the dnaB gene encoding replicative DNA helicase, with protein sequence MEKAAPKKKGRPKAGAAGAVPSDPLLHRLPPQNIEAEESILSTILIDPDPSTLFDVLEVLAPEDFYKSAHQKIFAAIVRLVEKNEPVDLVTVKNTLAESDELEPIGGAAYLAGLVDSAPYAANARHYADIIKNKASLRRMIENANEISRRCFDNPSDVEGVIDFAERAILEVAEQKAGRSFYKLSQLLVANIETIEANQGKGITGIPSGFDRLDNLTAGFQKSDLIILAARPSMGKTAFALNIARNVAVDANVPVAVFSLEMSKEQLSMRLLTAEARIGFQRLRSGYTSRQDMGQITDAASVLEQAPLFIDDSPGLTAMEIRAKARRLKREKGIGMIVVDYLQLMRASHQGERRDLEVSEMSRSLKGLAKELDLPILVLSQLNRSPEQSQDKRPMLSHLRESGSLEQDADVVLFIYRDEMYNKEPENPNRGSAEIIIGKQRNGPVGKIKLQFSADITRFHDLETVHADMEA encoded by the coding sequence ATGGAAAAGGCAGCCCCCAAAAAAAAAGGTCGCCCCAAGGCCGGGGCCGCGGGTGCCGTACCGTCAGACCCCCTGCTGCACAGGCTGCCGCCCCAGAACATCGAGGCCGAGGAGTCCATTTTAAGCACCATTCTGATCGACCCGGACCCGTCCACGCTGTTTGATGTGCTGGAGGTGCTGGCCCCCGAGGATTTCTACAAATCGGCCCACCAGAAGATTTTTGCCGCCATTGTCCGGCTGGTGGAGAAAAACGAGCCGGTGGACCTGGTGACGGTGAAAAACACGCTGGCCGAGAGCGACGAACTGGAGCCCATCGGCGGCGCCGCCTACCTGGCCGGCCTGGTGGATTCGGCCCCCTATGCCGCCAATGCCCGTCACTACGCCGACATCATAAAGAACAAGGCCTCGTTGCGCCGAATGATCGAAAACGCCAACGAGATTTCCCGGCGCTGCTTTGACAATCCCTCCGACGTGGAAGGGGTCATCGACTTTGCCGAGCGCGCGATCCTGGAAGTGGCCGAGCAGAAGGCGGGCCGCTCTTTTTACAAACTCAGCCAGCTCCTGGTTGCCAACATAGAGACCATCGAGGCAAACCAGGGCAAGGGGATCACCGGCATTCCCAGCGGGTTTGACCGGCTGGACAACCTGACCGCCGGCTTTCAGAAGTCGGACCTGATCATTCTGGCGGCCCGCCCCAGCATGGGAAAAACCGCCTTTGCCCTTAATATCGCCCGCAACGTGGCTGTGGACGCCAATGTGCCGGTGGCGGTGTTCTCCCTTGAAATGTCCAAGGAGCAGCTCTCCATGCGGCTGCTCACCGCCGAGGCCCGTATCGGGTTTCAGCGCCTGCGGAGCGGCTATACCAGCCGGCAGGATATGGGTCAAATCACGGACGCGGCCTCGGTGCTGGAGCAGGCCCCGCTGTTCATTGACGATTCGCCGGGGCTCACCGCCATGGAGATTCGGGCCAAGGCCCGGCGCCTGAAGCGGGAAAAGGGCATCGGGATGATCGTGGTGGACTATCTTCAGCTCATGCGGGCATCCCACCAGGGAGAACGCCGGGACCTGGAAGTGTCGGAGATGTCCCGCTCCTTAAAGGGGCTTGCCAAGGAGTTGGACCTGCCCATCCTCGTCCTGTCCCAGCTCAACCGTTCTCCGGAACAGAGCCAGGACAAGCGGCCCATGCTGTCCCACCTGCGGGAGTCCGGCTCCCTGGAGCAGGACGCCGACGTGGTGCTGTTCATCTACCGGGATGAGATGTACAACAAGGAACCGGAAAACCCCAACCGGGGATCCGCGGAGATCATCATCGGCAAGCAGCGCAACGGCCCGGTGGGCAAGATCAAGCTTCAGTTTAGCGCCGACATCACCCGGTTTCATGACCTTGAAACCGTGCATGCCGACATGGAAGCATAA
- the dnaA gene encoding chromosomal replication initiator protein DnaA, translating into MDSVWKKVKADLKTHVPLNNYMMWIEPLEFESAQPDTLVLNCPNSFSKKWVAGNYEKLIAEKVCGLCGKQVHLRLEVAPPGTGAKKQSPAPDSTAIPSGTHTRSDAQLTLPSVQVKPATGRVLKADYTFDNFVVGNHNDFAYTAVLSLGARQQSGGRSLFLSSRPGMGKSHLAQALGHQTIKAQPGCRVYYTTVEDFSNEMVYAYTTKSSGAFKKKYRTGFDMLLIDDIHALAGKDRTQEELAMVVDYMLEADRKVLFAGCCLPGEIPKMNDQLKSRLSCGLITTMETPDFTTRVRILEKKARFYGYAVPRDILEYLADVLTEDVRQLESGLANLATKSCLLGVPMDRELAESIIKNMAVRNGAITLDAIKKVVCKAYGLAAKEIDSRSRKHRVAWPRQVAIYLSRRYTDHSLKAIGRSYNRYHATVLHSINTVEQAMKANRSVFQEVDYIIQKIESGKI; encoded by the coding sequence GTGCTGAACTGCCCCAACTCCTTTTCCAAAAAATGGGTGGCCGGCAACTACGAAAAACTGATTGCCGAGAAGGTTTGCGGGCTCTGCGGAAAACAGGTCCACCTTCGCCTGGAGGTGGCCCCCCCGGGTACCGGCGCAAAAAAGCAGTCGCCGGCACCGGATTCAACCGCCATTCCCTCCGGGACACACACCCGGTCCGACGCCCAGCTGACGCTGCCCTCTGTCCAGGTTAAACCCGCCACGGGCCGGGTACTCAAAGCCGATTACACTTTTGACAACTTCGTGGTGGGCAACCATAACGATTTTGCCTATACCGCGGTCCTCTCCCTGGGAGCCCGGCAACAGTCCGGGGGCCGGTCCCTGTTTCTCTCCTCCCGGCCGGGCATGGGCAAAAGCCATCTGGCCCAGGCACTGGGCCACCAGACCATAAAAGCCCAGCCCGGATGCCGGGTCTATTACACCACGGTGGAGGATTTTTCCAACGAGATGGTGTACGCCTACACCACCAAGTCCAGCGGCGCCTTTAAAAAGAAGTACCGCACCGGGTTTGACATGCTGCTGATCGATGACATTCATGCCCTGGCCGGAAAAGACCGCACCCAGGAGGAGCTGGCCATGGTGGTGGACTACATGCTGGAGGCCGACCGAAAGGTGCTGTTTGCCGGATGCTGCCTGCCCGGTGAAATTCCCAAAATGAACGACCAGCTCAAGAGCCGCCTCTCCTGCGGCCTGATCACCACCATGGAAACCCCGGACTTTACCACCCGGGTCCGCATTCTGGAGAAAAAGGCAAGATTTTACGGGTATGCCGTGCCCCGGGACATTCTCGAATACCTGGCCGATGTGCTGACCGAAGATGTGCGCCAGCTGGAAAGCGGGCTGGCCAACCTGGCAACCAAGTCCTGCCTGCTGGGCGTGCCCATGGACAGGGAGCTGGCCGAAAGCATCATCAAAAACATGGCGGTGCGAAACGGCGCGATCACCCTGGATGCCATCAAAAAGGTGGTGTGCAAGGCCTACGGACTTGCCGCCAAAGAGATCGACTCCCGGTCCCGCAAGCACCGGGTCGCCTGGCCCCGGCAGGTGGCCATCTACCTCTCCCGGCGCTATACCGACCACTCCCTCAAAGCCATCGGCCGCAGCTACAACCGGTACCACGCCACAGTGCTGCACTCCATCAACACCGTTGAGCAGGCAATGAAGGCAAACCGCTCGGTTTTTCAGGAAGTGGACTATATTATTCAGAAAATAGAATCCGGCAAGATTTAA
- a CDS encoding FAD-binding oxidoreductase, with protein MAPLTKKTIEEIQGIVGSDHCTTAPEDRVCYAYDASAADCLPDAVVFPADRDQVARVLALAHRDGFCVTPRGSGSGMTGGSVPVAGGVVMVLNRLNRILEIDTDNLVARVEPGVITGDFHKAVEALGLFYPPDPSSAAFSTLGGNVAECAGGPRAVKYGVTRDYVLGLSAVLPNGDIITTGVRTAKGVAGYDLTRLIAGSEGTLAVITEMTLRLLPLPEAVGTMTALFDDIRQAARTVSEIIRQRIVPRTLEFIDNASLGCVEKSLNLGLPITAAAMLLIEVDGAPLANTAALEKIAAICTSQGATQVTVADTKQAAEDLWRARKAISPALFNLAPDKINEDIVVPRSRIPDMVAALEALSRQTGLTIACFGHAGDGNIHVNIMADKKDPVQAERAKEATDRLFEETLRLGGTISGEHGIGITKAPYLGKEVGGAELMLMRRIKKVFDPNGILNPGKIFHLI; from the coding sequence ATGGCCCCCCTGACGAAAAAGACAATCGAAGAGATTCAGGGCATCGTGGGAAGCGACCACTGCACCACGGCCCCTGAAGACCGGGTCTGCTACGCCTACGACGCATCCGCCGCCGACTGCCTGCCCGATGCCGTGGTGTTTCCCGCGGACCGGGACCAGGTGGCCCGGGTGCTGGCCCTGGCGCACAGGGATGGGTTTTGTGTCACTCCCCGGGGATCGGGATCAGGCATGACCGGCGGGTCGGTACCGGTGGCCGGGGGCGTGGTCATGGTGTTAAACCGGCTCAACCGGATTCTGGAGATCGACACGGACAACCTGGTGGCTCGCGTTGAGCCGGGGGTGATCACCGGCGACTTTCACAAGGCCGTGGAGGCACTGGGCCTTTTTTATCCGCCCGATCCCTCCAGCGCCGCCTTTTCCACCCTGGGCGGCAACGTGGCCGAGTGCGCGGGCGGCCCCCGGGCCGTCAAATATGGAGTGACACGGGATTATGTTCTGGGGTTGTCAGCAGTGCTGCCCAACGGCGATATTATTACCACCGGCGTTCGCACGGCCAAGGGGGTGGCCGGCTACGACCTGACCCGGCTGATTGCCGGTTCCGAAGGCACCCTGGCCGTGATTACTGAAATGACCCTGCGGCTGTTGCCCCTGCCCGAGGCAGTGGGCACCATGACGGCCCTGTTTGACGACATCCGGCAGGCGGCGCGCACCGTGTCTGAAATTATTCGGCAACGGATCGTGCCGCGCACCCTGGAGTTTATAGACAACGCCTCCCTTGGCTGCGTGGAAAAAAGCCTGAATCTGGGGTTGCCGATAACGGCGGCGGCCATGCTGCTGATCGAGGTGGACGGCGCGCCTTTGGCCAATACCGCGGCCCTTGAAAAAATTGCCGCCATCTGCACCAGTCAGGGCGCCACCCAGGTGACGGTGGCCGACACGAAACAGGCCGCCGAAGACCTGTGGCGGGCCCGCAAGGCCATCTCCCCCGCCCTTTTCAACCTGGCCCCGGACAAGATCAATGAAGATATCGTGGTGCCCCGCAGCCGGATTCCCGACATGGTGGCGGCCCTGGAGGCCCTGAGCCGGCAAACCGGCCTGACCATCGCCTGCTTCGGCCATGCCGGCGACGGCAACATTCACGTGAATATCATGGCCGACAAAAAAGATCCGGTGCAGGCGGAGAGGGCAAAAGAGGCGACAGACCGGCTTTTTGAAGAGACATTGCGCCTGGGCGGCACGATTTCCGGCGAGCACGGCATCGGCATCACCAAGGCCCCCTACCTGGGAAAAGAGGTGGGCGGAGCGGAGCTGATGCTGATGCGGCGAATAAAAAAGGTGTTTGACCCCAACGGAATTTTAAATCCCGGAAAAATCTTTCACCTGATTTGA
- the rpsR gene encoding 30S ribosomal protein S18 → MNPSPRGKKRVFHRRKYCRFCADSSLPIDYKNPKSLKSFITERGKIIPRRISGTCAKHQRAITREIKRARTIALLPYVGKPDN, encoded by the coding sequence ATGAATCCAAGTCCAAGAGGAAAAAAACGTGTGTTTCACAGGCGCAAGTACTGCCGGTTCTGCGCAGACAGCAGCCTTCCCATAGATTACAAGAACCCCAAGTCGTTGAAGAGTTTTATAACGGAACGCGGCAAAATCATTCCGCGCCGGATATCCGGCACGTGCGCCAAGCATCAGCGGGCCATCACCCGTGAAATCAAGCGGGCACGGACCATTGCCCTGCTGCCGTATGTGGGTAAGCCGGACAACTAG
- a CDS encoding FG-GAP repeat domain-containing protein: MMRIFVCRILFLAVFLLPGLSGGAAHARVASLAITPFAINAETDLSYLSRGAAEMLASRIAAQSDVSVMDMALVADAAARAPQPLTRAGAVALGRQLNADYVLFGSITVLGGPVSMDVNVIPVAEGSGPPAAFYKQADSIAGVIPAVGALAGEIRTTVFAAAPLGDSTVTTPSAAAPTETGPPAPVPVAVPAGAPAGAVMAARAPAPAGERTTDAGSSAFVVSGQPGQEQDFWKSQDFEAEIRGLALADVSGDGKTETVLLTDRLLTVRRLEQGRFYKLAEHRLAGYENPLAVDAVDTDNNGQAEIFVTCINKTTGALASFVLELSDRTLTTVAQKQAWYFRSMGDGAIYGQKKGLGMADIFLPGIFRLARQGGQYTAQAPLETPAGERFSLFNLAMGDLTNAGTPQVIAYDDNDHLRIYDKEGQMVWKSENPFGGSETYITTKEDSDNEIGQRFYLAQRIWVGDIDGDGRTEVITVANNAVSGRLFDRFRHYSGAQFVCLGWDGLGLAEKWHTRQVSGYASDFSLADFDNDGKPELVSAIVSSRGAVVTKPRSSVISYDLEGAQ, translated from the coding sequence ATGATGCGTATTTTCGTTTGCAGAATTCTTTTTTTGGCCGTGTTCCTGCTGCCGGGCCTGTCTGGCGGCGCGGCCCATGCCCGGGTGGCGAGCCTTGCCATCACCCCCTTTGCCATCAACGCCGAAACTGATCTTTCCTACCTTTCCAGGGGCGCGGCCGAGATGCTGGCCTCGCGCATCGCGGCCCAGTCCGACGTGTCGGTGATGGACATGGCCCTGGTGGCCGATGCCGCGGCACGTGCCCCGCAGCCCCTGACCCGCGCCGGCGCCGTGGCCCTGGGACGACAGCTGAATGCCGACTACGTGCTGTTCGGCAGCATTACCGTGCTGGGCGGGCCTGTGAGCATGGATGTGAACGTGATTCCCGTGGCCGAGGGCAGTGGTCCGCCGGCCGCCTTTTACAAGCAGGCCGATTCCATTGCCGGCGTGATTCCGGCGGTGGGGGCCCTGGCCGGGGAGATTCGCACAACCGTGTTTGCCGCCGCGCCTTTGGGTGACAGCACCGTGACGACCCCGTCCGCGGCCGCACCCACGGAAACCGGGCCACCGGCCCCGGTCCCGGTGGCCGTGCCGGCAGGCGCCCCGGCCGGGGCCGTGATGGCCGCTCGGGCACCGGCGCCTGCCGGAGAGAGAACAACGGATGCCGGGTCATCCGCCTTTGTGGTGTCAGGCCAGCCCGGCCAGGAACAGGACTTCTGGAAGAGCCAGGATTTTGAGGCCGAGATTCGCGGCCTGGCCCTGGCCGATGTCTCCGGTGACGGCAAGACTGAAACCGTGCTGCTTACCGACAGGCTGCTCACGGTGCGGCGCCTGGAGCAGGGCCGGTTTTACAAGCTGGCCGAGCACCGCCTGGCCGGCTACGAAAACCCCCTGGCCGTGGATGCCGTGGATACGGACAACAACGGCCAGGCCGAGATCTTTGTCACCTGCATCAACAAGACCACCGGGGCACTGGCCTCCTTTGTGCTGGAACTTTCCGACCGGACCCTGACAACGGTGGCCCAAAAACAGGCCTGGTATTTCCGCTCCATGGGGGATGGCGCCATTTACGGTCAGAAAAAAGGACTTGGCATGGCCGATATTTTTCTGCCCGGCATTTTTCGCCTGGCCCGGCAGGGCGGCCAATACACGGCCCAGGCCCCGCTGGAGACGCCCGCAGGGGAACGGTTTTCTCTGTTCAACCTGGCCATGGGCGACCTGACAAACGCCGGCACGCCCCAGGTGATCGCCTATGACGACAACGATCACCTGCGGATCTATGACAAAGAGGGGCAAATGGTCTGGAAAAGTGAAAACCCCTTTGGCGGCAGCGAAACCTATATTACCACCAAAGAGGACAGCGATAACGAGATCGGCCAGCGGTTCTACTTGGCCCAGCGGATCTGGGTGGGGGACATCGACGGCGACGGCCGCACCGAGGTGATCACCGTGGCCAACAATGCCGTGTCCGGCCGATTGTTTGACCGGTTCCGTCACTACAGCGGGGCTCAGTTTGTCTGCCTGGGATGGGACGGCCTGGGCCTGGCTGAAAAGTGGCACACCCGCCAGGTCTCCGGTTATGCCAGCGATTTTTCTTTGGCCGATTTTGATAACGACGGCAAGCCGGAGCTGGTGTCTGCCATTGTCTCATCCCGGGGCGCGGTGGTGACCAAACCCAGATCATCGGTGATCAGCTATGACCTGGAAGGGGCACAATAG
- the rpsF gene encoding 30S ribosomal protein S6 yields the protein MRRYETIFIADPDLSPENQAQLFEKATTLIDANSGVLVEFDEWGTRRLAYEIRKKPRGHYVRLDFCGDGATVQGLENAFRIDERVLKFMTVFLSENADPEALRQAIAEEKEKKAEGQAAADAAPADGDDEAPKQPAPASDDDAPKQPETEAGSDETEAAAADKSDDNA from the coding sequence ATGAGACGGTACGAGACCATTTTTATCGCAGATCCCGATCTGTCCCCCGAAAACCAGGCCCAGCTTTTTGAAAAAGCCACCACCCTGATCGACGCCAACAGCGGCGTGCTGGTGGAATTTGACGAGTGGGGTACCCGCCGGCTGGCCTACGAGATTCGCAAGAAACCCCGGGGCCACTATGTGCGGTTGGACTTCTGCGGCGACGGCGCAACGGTCCAGGGGCTTGAAAACGCGTTCCGCATCGACGAGCGGGTCCTCAAGTTCATGACGGTTTTTCTTTCCGAAAACGCCGACCCCGAGGCCCTTCGCCAGGCCATTGCCGAGGAAAAGGAAAAGAAGGCCGAAGGCCAGGCCGCCGCGGACGCGGCCCCGGCCGATGGTGACGACGAGGCCCCGAAGCAGCCGGCCCCGGCCAGTGACGACGACGCCCCGAAGCAGCCGGAGACGGAAGCCGGTTCTGATGAAACCGAAGCCGCGGCGGCTGACAAGAGCGACGACAACGCATAA